One Pasteurella dagmatis DNA segment encodes these proteins:
- a CDS encoding pyridoxal phosphate-dependent aminotransferase: MAHFPKSDKLEHVCYDIRGPVHKEALRLEEEGHKILKLNIGNPAPFGFEAPDEILVDVIRNLPTAQGYCDSKGLYSARKAIVQYYQSKGIHGATVNDVYIGNGVSELITMSLQALLNDGDEVLIPMPDYPLWTAAATLAGGKPVHYLCDEEANWFPDVSDIKSKISSRTKAIVIINPNNPTGAVYSKELLLDIIEVARQNELIIFADEIYDKILYDDAIHHHIAALAPDLLTVTFNGLSKAYRVAGFRQGWMILNGPKRAAAGYIEGLDMLASMRLCANVPMQHAIQTALGGYQSINEFILPGGRLLEQRNKAYELINQIPGISCVKPQGAMYMFPKIDIKKFNIYDDEKMVFDLLSQEKVLLVHGRGFNWHSPDHFRIVTLPYAHQIEDALNRLARFLEHYHQ, from the coding sequence ATGGCTCATTTTCCAAAATCAGATAAATTAGAACACGTTTGCTACGATATTCGTGGACCTGTTCACAAAGAAGCACTTCGCCTTGAAGAAGAAGGGCATAAAATTTTAAAATTAAATATCGGTAACCCTGCGCCCTTTGGTTTCGAAGCACCTGATGAAATTCTAGTTGACGTTATCCGTAATCTACCAACTGCACAAGGTTATTGTGACTCAAAAGGTTTATATTCAGCACGTAAAGCTATTGTGCAATATTACCAATCAAAAGGTATTCATGGGGCAACAGTAAATGATGTTTACATCGGTAATGGAGTGTCTGAATTAATTACAATGTCATTACAAGCCTTATTAAATGACGGAGATGAAGTATTAATTCCAATGCCAGACTACCCGCTTTGGACAGCAGCTGCGACATTAGCTGGTGGCAAACCAGTACATTACTTATGTGATGAAGAAGCCAACTGGTTCCCTGATGTGAGTGATATTAAAAGTAAAATCTCAAGTCGCACTAAAGCAATTGTGATCATCAACCCAAATAACCCAACGGGTGCGGTATATAGCAAAGAATTGCTTTTAGATATTATTGAAGTAGCACGCCAAAATGAATTGATTATTTTTGCGGACGAAATTTACGACAAGATTTTATATGATGATGCAATCCACCACCACATTGCAGCATTAGCACCTGATTTATTGACAGTAACTTTTAACGGCTTATCAAAAGCTTACCGTGTGGCAGGTTTCCGTCAAGGTTGGATGATTTTAAATGGTCCAAAACGTGCAGCAGCTGGCTATATTGAAGGTTTAGATATGCTAGCTTCAATGCGTTTATGTGCTAACGTACCAATGCAACACGCCATTCAAACTGCATTAGGTGGCTACCAAAGCATTAACGAGTTTATTCTACCAGGTGGTCGCTTGTTAGAACAGCGTAATAAAGCATATGAGCTTATTAATCAAATTCCTGGGATAAGTTGCGTGAAACCACAAGGCGCAATGTATATGTTCCCGAAAATTGATATTAAGAAATTTAATATCTACGACGATGAAAAAATGGTATTTGATTTATTGAGTCAAGAAAAAGTATTATTAGTTCACGGTCGTGGCTTTAATTGGCACTCTCCCGATCATTTCCGTATTGTAACATTACCTTATGCTCACCAAATTGAAGATGCTTTAAATCGATTAGCTCGCTTCTTAGAGCATTATCATCAATAA
- a CDS encoding isochorismate synthase: protein MDNLQLIKAKLIEQLEAYQPNGQDDIAVFEYQMNTDIVLLSWLKSQQVYPQFYLNIRNNSAKWACVGKVRSFSEVSQAQQFVEKYDLPLVGGLQFYGKTLFILPRLLLQQTQTGIFVSLYLNAKHFVEEKAQALACLDTFEKLTALNEIKQSIKLISQKANQAQWCEWVELGLAKIKQGELSKIVLANENCFETSNLLNEKDFLAQSERYNLGCYHFLFAEEPNKAFIGSSPELLYRRQGNLLKTEALAGTAFMSDDEEQNQQQSDWLLHDPKNEYENRLVVDGICQNLEPFVQHIEVEKVELKKLRKVQHLRRKISAVLNPDCGDTQLLHAMHPTAAIAGLPQLEAKQALRKLENFDRAWYAGTLGFMSKMQADFCVTIRSAFIEQMDNQSKLCVFAGAGIVEGSIPLLEWREIERKAIGLVSLLQQNKSE, encoded by the coding sequence ATGGATAACTTGCAATTAATTAAAGCGAAACTTATTGAGCAACTTGAGGCTTATCAACCAAATGGACAAGATGATATTGCGGTATTTGAGTATCAGATGAATACGGATATTGTTTTGTTGTCTTGGTTGAAATCGCAGCAAGTTTATCCACAATTTTATTTGAATATTCGAAATAATTCAGCAAAATGGGCATGTGTTGGAAAGGTGCGATCGTTTTCTGAAGTCAGCCAAGCCCAGCAATTTGTTGAAAAATATGATTTACCTTTAGTTGGTGGTTTACAATTTTACGGAAAAACCTTGTTTATTTTGCCTCGTTTATTGTTACAACAAACACAAACTGGAATTTTCGTATCACTTTATTTGAATGCGAAACATTTTGTCGAAGAAAAAGCACAAGCATTAGCTTGTTTAGACACTTTTGAAAAATTGACCGCACTTAATGAGATTAAGCAGTCAATTAAATTGATTTCACAAAAAGCAAATCAAGCACAATGGTGTGAATGGGTAGAGCTTGGGCTTGCTAAAATTAAGCAAGGTGAATTGAGTAAAATTGTTTTGGCAAATGAAAATTGTTTTGAAACCTCAAACCTATTAAATGAAAAAGATTTTCTTGCTCAAAGTGAACGTTATAATTTGGGTTGTTATCATTTCTTATTTGCAGAAGAACCAAATAAGGCATTTATTGGTTCAAGTCCCGAGTTATTATATCGTCGTCAAGGTAATTTACTCAAAACAGAAGCTCTTGCGGGCACTGCATTTATGAGCGATGATGAAGAACAAAATCAGCAGCAGAGCGATTGGTTGTTACACGATCCAAAAAATGAATATGAAAATCGTCTTGTTGTAGATGGAATTTGTCAGAATTTAGAACCATTTGTACAGCATATTGAAGTGGAAAAAGTGGAGCTGAAAAAACTACGTAAAGTACAACATTTGCGTCGTAAAATTTCAGCAGTATTAAATCCAGATTGTGGCGATACACAATTGTTACACGCAATGCATCCAACCGCAGCAATCGCAGGTTTGCCTCAATTAGAAGCGAAACAAGCGCTACGAAAATTGGAAAATTTTGACCGCGCTTGGTATGCCGGCACGCTTGGTTTTATGAGTAAAATGCAAGCAGATTTTTGCGTGACGATTCGCTCCGCCTTTATTGAACAAATGGATAATCAAAGTAAACTTTGTGTTTTTGCTGGGGCAGGGATTGTAGAAGGCTCGATACCTTTATTAGAATGGCGAGAAATAGAACGAAAAGCGATAGGCCTTGTTTCATTGTTACAACAAAATAAATCAGAATAG